In Planifilum fimeticola, a single genomic region encodes these proteins:
- a CDS encoding tetratricopeptide repeat protein, producing MNPLELKEIGDIIRKVRKERGLRLEDLADDQISPATISNIERGVPHVRPDKVMYLLQKLDIPLDKLPEIMNGEQRELEGLRLRLLIVETLSDIGRHDEALEMLESLKMEDSHLLAPAAYFLRGKILYRKQKWRQAERAFTNGIRLSENQPHGDRSNMLSTCYLMLSLCSYHQNNLEKALEYTENGIEAFHPEGERPYTIYTLLRNKAIYLERMGRVVEGLKVIEEVWEDLPKIRQMETYLSLYWLKAELLRRSGVLDDAMKVCMEGLHIARLNKEYGSLFDLWTVLGSIYIEKGEWEKAEACFRLTMGIKSDEIQADRLATTYTQLGLLFMHRKKWEESEKFLTEAIKCGEKGNDIRILINALSSMGDLHRIQDNIDEAIPYYRRAAELSNKYRFREKEYDAWYRLAQCYEKKDEEEFRRCTVNMFKVREYVHEQRGRWLQ from the coding sequence TTGAACCCGTTGGAGCTAAAGGAGATCGGGGACATCATCCGCAAAGTGCGGAAGGAAAGGGGGTTACGTCTGGAAGACTTGGCGGACGATCAGATCTCCCCCGCCACCATCAGCAACATCGAACGGGGCGTCCCCCACGTCCGGCCCGACAAGGTGATGTACCTTCTCCAGAAACTGGATATTCCCTTGGACAAGCTGCCGGAAATCATGAACGGAGAACAGCGCGAGCTGGAAGGCCTCCGCCTTCGCCTGCTTATCGTCGAAACCCTTTCGGACATCGGCCGCCACGATGAAGCGCTGGAAATGCTCGAATCCCTGAAAATGGAAGACAGCCATCTGCTCGCTCCCGCCGCCTATTTCCTCCGCGGAAAGATCCTCTACCGCAAACAGAAATGGCGCCAGGCGGAACGCGCCTTCACCAACGGCATCCGTCTCTCCGAAAATCAACCCCACGGCGATCGCTCCAACATGTTATCCACCTGCTATCTCATGCTCAGTTTATGCAGCTACCATCAAAACAACCTGGAGAAAGCGCTGGAATATACGGAAAACGGCATCGAGGCCTTTCATCCCGAAGGGGAGAGACCATATACCATTTACACGCTGCTCCGAAACAAAGCCATCTATCTGGAACGGATGGGGCGGGTGGTGGAAGGCCTGAAGGTGATCGAAGAGGTATGGGAGGATCTTCCGAAGATCCGGCAGATGGAGACCTATTTGAGCTTGTACTGGTTGAAGGCGGAATTGCTCCGCCGCAGCGGCGTCCTTGACGATGCGATGAAAGTATGTATGGAAGGATTACATATCGCCCGATTGAACAAGGAATACGGCAGTTTGTTCGATCTGTGGACGGTTTTGGGGAGCATCTACATCGAGAAAGGCGAATGGGAAAAAGCCGAAGCTTGTTTTCGGCTGACCATGGGCATCAAAAGCGATGAGATCCAGGCGGATCGACTTGCCACCACGTACACCCAACTCGGGTTGCTCTTCATGCACCGGAAAAAATGGGAGGAATCCGAAAAGTTCCTCACAGAGGCGATCAAATGCGGCGAAAAGGGGAACGATATACGGATCCTGATCAACGCCCTTTCATCCATGGGAGATCTCCATCGCATCCAGGACAACATCGACGAAGCCATCCCCTATTACCGCCGGGCGGCCGAACTCAGCAACAAATACCGGTTCCGGGAAAAGGAATACGATGCTTGGTACCGCCTCGCCCAGTGTTACGAGAAGAAGGACGAGGAGGAATTCCGCCGTTGCACGGTAAATATGTTTAAGGTGCGGGAATATGTTCACGAACAGCGTGGGAGGTGGCTCCAATGA
- a CDS encoding nitric-oxide reductase large subunit: protein MPPVPKRVVTPDGRVLFTGKEIKDGQNVWQSIGGQEVGTIWGHGAYVAPDWNADWLHREAMWILNKYATEQYGKAYEGLDEERQAMLRARLKKEIRTNTYQEDTGDLILSPIRAEAVEAISKHYAGLFGSDPKLDKLRDQYAIPRNTIKDPKRMRALNAFFFWTTWACATNRPGENMTYTNNWPHEPLIGNVATGTMVIWSVVSFVLLLAGIGALAWYYAKQQHTELEETFPEKDPLLALSPTPSMRATLKYFWVVAALWVIQVGLGAVTAHYQVEGSGFYGIPLAEWLPYSVTRTWHTQLGIFWIATAWIAAGLFVAPAVSGREPKYQRFFVNLLFVCLLIIVVGSLAGQWIGVQQRLGLKTNFWFGHQGYEYTDLGRFWQLFLTVGLFLWLFLMARAIWPALREKKDDRHLLILFLIASTAIPVFYIPALLWGQHTHLAIAEYWRWWVVHLWVEGFFEVFATVVIAFLFTRMGLLRISTATTSVLFSTIVFLFGGIIGTFHHLYFSGTPIGVLAFGATFSALEVVPLVLIGFEAYENLTLSRARPWVQAYKWPIYYFIAVAFWNLVGAGLFGFFINPPIALYYMQGLNTTSVHGHTALFGV from the coding sequence ATGCCTCCCGTTCCCAAACGGGTGGTCACCCCCGACGGCAGGGTGCTGTTCACCGGAAAGGAGATCAAGGACGGACAGAATGTTTGGCAGTCCATCGGCGGACAGGAAGTGGGTACCATCTGGGGGCACGGAGCGTATGTGGCGCCGGACTGGAACGCCGACTGGCTGCACCGGGAAGCGATGTGGATCCTCAACAAATATGCGACGGAGCAGTACGGTAAGGCCTATGAGGGGCTGGACGAAGAAAGGCAAGCAATGCTGCGCGCCCGTTTGAAGAAGGAAATCCGGACCAACACCTATCAGGAAGACACGGGAGATCTGATCCTATCGCCGATCCGGGCGGAGGCCGTCGAGGCGATCAGCAAACATTATGCCGGGTTGTTCGGAAGCGATCCCAAACTGGACAAACTGCGCGACCAATACGCCATCCCCCGGAACACGATCAAAGATCCAAAGCGGATGCGGGCCCTGAACGCCTTTTTCTTCTGGACGACCTGGGCCTGCGCGACCAATCGTCCCGGCGAGAACATGACCTACACAAACAACTGGCCCCACGAGCCGTTGATCGGCAATGTGGCCACAGGGACCATGGTGATTTGGTCCGTGGTCAGCTTTGTTCTGCTGCTGGCCGGAATCGGGGCCCTCGCCTGGTATTACGCCAAACAACAACACACCGAGTTGGAGGAGACCTTTCCCGAAAAGGACCCCCTGCTGGCCTTGTCCCCCACCCCCTCCATGAGGGCGACCCTGAAATATTTCTGGGTGGTCGCCGCCTTGTGGGTGATTCAGGTCGGTCTGGGCGCGGTCACCGCCCATTATCAGGTGGAAGGGAGCGGCTTTTACGGCATCCCGCTCGCGGAATGGCTGCCCTACTCGGTGACGCGCACCTGGCACACCCAGCTGGGGATCTTTTGGATCGCCACCGCCTGGATCGCCGCCGGACTGTTCGTGGCCCCCGCGGTTTCCGGTCGGGAACCGAAATACCAGCGTTTTTTCGTCAACTTGCTCTTTGTCTGCCTGCTCATCATCGTGGTCGGCTCCCTGGCAGGCCAGTGGATCGGGGTCCAGCAGCGCCTCGGCCTGAAAACCAACTTCTGGTTCGGGCACCAGGGGTACGAATATACGGATTTGGGCCGGTTCTGGCAGCTGTTCCTGACGGTGGGGCTTTTCCTCTGGCTGTTCCTGATGGCCCGGGCCATTTGGCCCGCGCTCAGGGAAAAGAAGGACGACAGACATCTGCTCATCCTGTTCCTGATCGCCTCCACCGCCATCCCCGTATTTTACATTCCGGCGCTGCTCTGGGGACAGCATACGCACCTGGCTATCGCCGAATACTGGCGCTGGTGGGTGGTCCACCTGTGGGTGGAGGGATTTTTTGAGGTTTTCGCCACGGTGGTCATCGCCTTCCTGTTCACGCGGATGGGATTGCTGCGGATCTCGACGGCCACCACCTCGGTCCTGTTTTCGACGATCGTCTTTTTGTTCGGCGGGATCATCGGCACCTTCCATCACCTGTACTTCAGCGGCACCCCGATCGGCGTGCTGGCCTTCGGCGCCACCTTCAGCGCGCTGGAGGTGGTTCCCCTGGTGCTGATCGGCTTTGAGGCCTATGAGAATTTGACCCTGTCCCGCGCCCGCCCCTGGGTGCAGGCATACAAGTGGCCGATTTACTACTTTATCGCCGTGGCCTTCTGGAACCTGGTGGGGGCAGGCCTGTTCGGATTCTTCATCAACCCCCCGATCGCCCTCTACTACATGCAGGGTCTCAATACCACCTCCGTGCACGGGCACACGGCGCTGTTCGGAGTTTAG
- a CDS encoding glutamate synthase-related protein, giving the protein MTGCKKLSDLGRFRNLLKEEHDSCGIVAVIEKDGNPSRDNLFDTIDALVKMEHRSGFINGEGDGCGILTDIPRDLWERKLADAGLPSEKARSDRFVVGHLFIPKQGDIPAVQNSIRKKFEQNGLAILVEEMDRVNSRVLGKNGRADEPHFWQIALEADSSDGLPARLFDLVVDIESSLPVQAASLSNRTAVYKVMGAASLLTQYFHDLGRPEYRTAVTIGHNRYSTNTLSNFFRVQPFSLLGHNGEINTIRKLRDEARMIGAPLAEDSSDSQDLNRVVETLIHRYGFSLFEAIEMVFPPILHELKQLPEELKDLYTYYRQMWGPFAQGPAAIVSRYGDECAFSVDALGLRPLWMVESERALFFSSEQGIIPVHRMVSEPKPLAPGETVGVQLKPHAVVLDHHELQGLVLERAKKRADFREYRKYLSVPAAPKAVPRSEVEAATNAEYAAFGWDREHIQLVEQMADTGSDPIRSLGHDGPLAALSHVRQNIPDFIKESVAVVTNPAIDREREMEHFSTRVVLGGRPPLYEADSNPLRLELPSPILAEGVFGAQVTKEHDTFTLEEVVSLFEEKGLVERLSLTWPRESSIPNSLDQLAERAVRAVRNGKTLLLLDDSDCHRNDRLFLDPHLAVSKVDLSLKEAPVPDSEQNLRRRASILLRSAAIRSLHDVAVAVGLGADVVAPHLMFATLVEKEDKSAPLLYEALNKGLEKVISTIGIHELRGYARLFSSIGLSPEVADVLNIVNYCGSERGGTSWEDLKADAEARYADFSDAKAKPVRTFHLWPRIWKSIGQVASGDIEYREFADKLEGIERENPISLRHVADLDLESARERVGPPVEPGEVDIGVGDHSLPLVISSMSFGSQNEVAFRAYAEAAERLNMVSLNGEGGEIKDMLGKYPRTRGHQIASGRFGVNVELANSALILEIKIGQGAKPGEGGHLPGKKVSAKVAAARNASPGVDLISPSNNHDIYSIEDLAQIITELKTANKYAKVIVKVPVVPNIGTISVGIAKAGADIITLSGFDGGTGAARIHALQHVGLPVEIGVKAAHTALVEAGIRHQVELWADGGLKSGLDVVKMVLLGADRVGFGTLAMLAIGCTTCRGCHLDTCHVGIATQIETVEEAQEHGLKRFVPRRFDVAVDGLIRLFTAFGEEIRRLTGQLGFRRLQDMVGRSDLLVQTRALDRLDLTDLLRPVPETWKELADAAVPAAVESKVLVAAGAEADADRFEAISFDRPVSKTFRNVGCSERVLVSSVSGARVRNRLDGSYHRLPDVHLTFDEGSVPGNGLAAFNAEGVHVVVKGGAQDGVGKTAFGGKVSILKSPGAFGKWINGSVGKGFCYGAQKGLFIVQGNADSRTGIRLSGADVIIAGEPTEPLRDDLGMVANRANIKGFAFEYMTAGRAVVLGDPGPWICSGMTGGRVYLRLIPEMGLDEAALMRRIAKGAKVHLEPLDDQGVKDLRELLGVYQRELLSSGQIREAEKIEKLISHPDRSFLMVIPHRVQSDPSISTE; this is encoded by the coding sequence ATGACTGGTTGCAAAAAGCTCTCCGACCTCGGCCGTTTTCGGAACTTGTTGAAGGAGGAACACGACAGCTGTGGGATTGTCGCCGTCATCGAAAAGGACGGAAATCCCAGTCGAGACAACCTCTTCGATACCATCGACGCGCTGGTCAAGATGGAGCATCGCTCCGGTTTCATCAACGGAGAAGGGGACGGATGCGGAATCCTGACCGACATCCCCCGCGACCTGTGGGAACGGAAACTGGCCGATGCGGGACTCCCTTCCGAAAAGGCCCGCAGCGACCGTTTCGTGGTCGGCCACCTGTTCATCCCGAAGCAGGGCGACATCCCCGCTGTTCAGAATTCAATTCGCAAAAAATTCGAACAAAACGGACTCGCCATACTGGTGGAAGAGATGGATCGGGTGAACAGCCGCGTCCTCGGCAAAAACGGCCGGGCCGACGAGCCCCATTTCTGGCAGATCGCCCTGGAAGCCGACTCTTCCGATGGACTTCCCGCCCGACTGTTCGACCTGGTGGTGGACATCGAATCGTCGCTGCCGGTCCAGGCGGCTTCCCTCAGCAATCGAACAGCGGTCTACAAGGTAATGGGTGCAGCCAGTCTGCTGACTCAATACTTCCATGACTTGGGCCGCCCGGAATATCGGACGGCGGTCACCATCGGCCACAACCGGTATTCGACCAACACCCTCTCCAACTTCTTCCGGGTTCAGCCCTTCTCCCTCCTGGGTCACAACGGAGAAATCAATACCATCCGAAAGCTGCGGGATGAAGCCCGAATGATCGGCGCTCCCCTGGCGGAGGACAGCAGCGATTCCCAGGATCTGAACCGCGTCGTGGAAACGCTGATCCACCGTTACGGCTTCTCGCTGTTTGAAGCGATCGAAATGGTGTTTCCGCCGATCCTCCACGAACTGAAACAGCTTCCCGAAGAACTGAAGGATCTTTATACCTACTACCGGCAAATGTGGGGACCCTTCGCCCAGGGACCGGCCGCCATCGTTTCCCGCTACGGGGACGAGTGCGCCTTCAGCGTGGATGCGCTGGGACTGCGCCCCCTGTGGATGGTGGAAAGCGAACGCGCCCTCTTTTTCTCCTCCGAACAGGGAATCATCCCCGTCCATCGCATGGTGAGCGAACCGAAGCCCCTGGCTCCGGGGGAAACGGTGGGGGTCCAACTGAAACCCCACGCCGTGGTTTTGGACCACCACGAGCTGCAGGGGCTGGTTCTGGAGCGGGCCAAAAAGAGGGCGGACTTCCGGGAATACCGAAAATATCTTTCCGTGCCCGCGGCGCCGAAGGCCGTTCCCCGATCCGAGGTGGAAGCGGCCACCAACGCGGAATACGCCGCCTTCGGCTGGGACCGGGAACACATCCAGCTGGTGGAGCAGATGGCCGACACCGGCAGCGATCCGATCCGCTCCCTCGGCCATGACGGCCCATTGGCCGCGCTGTCCCATGTGCGGCAAAACATCCCGGATTTTATCAAGGAAAGCGTGGCGGTGGTGACCAATCCCGCCATCGACCGGGAGAGGGAGATGGAGCATTTCTCCACCCGGGTCGTCCTGGGAGGCCGGCCTCCGCTGTACGAAGCGGATTCCAATCCCCTCCGCCTGGAGCTCCCCTCGCCGATTCTCGCCGAAGGGGTTTTCGGAGCCCAGGTGACGAAGGAGCACGACACCTTCACGTTGGAAGAGGTGGTATCCCTCTTCGAAGAAAAGGGATTGGTGGAGCGGCTCTCCCTGACCTGGCCCCGTGAATCATCCATCCCCAATTCGCTGGACCAGTTGGCCGAACGGGCGGTCCGGGCCGTTCGAAACGGGAAAACGCTCCTTTTGCTGGACGACTCGGATTGCCATCGGAACGACCGGCTCTTCCTCGATCCCCACCTGGCCGTCTCCAAGGTGGATCTGAGCCTGAAGGAGGCGCCGGTCCCGGATTCGGAGCAGAACCTGCGCCGGCGGGCGAGCATCCTTCTCCGCTCGGCGGCGATCCGAAGCCTGCACGATGTGGCCGTAGCCGTAGGGTTGGGCGCCGATGTGGTGGCACCCCATTTGATGTTCGCCACCCTGGTGGAAAAGGAAGACAAATCGGCGCCTCTTCTCTATGAAGCCCTCAACAAGGGACTGGAAAAGGTGATCTCCACCATCGGGATCCACGAACTGCGCGGCTACGCCCGGCTTTTCTCCTCCATCGGCCTGAGCCCCGAAGTGGCCGATGTGCTGAACATCGTCAACTACTGCGGATCGGAACGGGGGGGAACCTCCTGGGAGGATCTGAAGGCGGACGCCGAGGCCCGATACGCAGATTTCTCCGATGCGAAGGCTAAGCCCGTGCGCACCTTCCACCTGTGGCCCCGGATCTGGAAGTCGATCGGTCAGGTGGCCTCCGGGGACATCGAGTACCGGGAGTTTGCCGACAAGCTGGAGGGCATTGAGAGGGAAAACCCGATCTCCCTGCGCCACGTCGCCGACCTGGACCTCGAATCCGCCCGCGAGCGCGTCGGCCCCCCCGTGGAGCCCGGCGAGGTGGATATCGGCGTGGGGGATCACAGCCTGCCCCTGGTGATCAGCTCCATGTCCTTCGGCTCCCAGAATGAAGTGGCCTTCCGCGCCTACGCCGAAGCGGCGGAACGCCTCAACATGGTCAGCCTGAACGGGGAAGGCGGGGAGATCAAGGACATGCTGGGCAAATACCCGCGCACCCGGGGACATCAGATCGCCTCCGGCCGGTTCGGGGTCAACGTGGAATTGGCCAACTCGGCCCTGATCCTGGAAATCAAGATCGGCCAGGGTGCCAAGCCCGGGGAAGGAGGTCACCTGCCCGGGAAAAAGGTGTCGGCCAAGGTGGCGGCGGCGCGGAACGCCAGCCCCGGAGTGGACCTGATCTCCCCCTCCAACAACCACGACATCTATTCGATCGAAGACCTGGCCCAGATCATCACGGAACTGAAGACCGCCAACAAATACGCCAAAGTGATCGTCAAGGTGCCGGTGGTGCCCAACATCGGAACCATCTCCGTCGGGATCGCCAAGGCGGGGGCGGACATCATCACCCTGTCCGGCTTTGACGGCGGCACCGGCGCGGCCCGAATCCACGCCCTTCAACACGTGGGCCTGCCGGTGGAAATCGGGGTGAAGGCCGCCCATACCGCCCTCGTCGAGGCGGGTATTCGCCACCAGGTGGAACTGTGGGCCGACGGCGGCCTGAAGAGCGGGCTGGATGTCGTCAAAATGGTTCTCCTCGGTGCGGACCGGGTCGGCTTCGGCACTCTGGCCATGCTGGCCATCGGCTGCACCACCTGCAGAGGATGTCACCTGGACACCTGTCACGTCGGGATCGCCACCCAGATCGAAACCGTGGAGGAAGCCCAGGAGCACGGCTTGAAGCGGTTCGTGCCGCGGCGGTTTGACGTCGCCGTCGATGGACTGATCCGCCTCTTCACCGCCTTCGGGGAGGAAATCCGGCGACTCACGGGACAGCTCGGATTCAGGCGGCTTCAGGACATGGTGGGACGCTCCGATCTGCTGGTGCAGACCCGGGCCTTGGATCGCCTCGATCTGACCGATCTCCTGCGACCGGTTCCCGAAACGTGGAAGGAGCTTGCGGATGCCGCAGTGCCCGCCGCGGTCGAGAGCAAGGTGCTCGTCGCGGCCGGTGCCGAGGCGGATGCGGACCGGTTCGAAGCGATCTCCTTCGACCGCCCCGTTTCGAAAACCTTCCGCAATGTGGGCTGCTCCGAGCGGGTTCTTGTCAGCAGCGTGTCCGGCGCTCGGGTGCGGAACCGGTTGGACGGCAGCTACCACCGACTGCCCGATGTGCACCTCACCTTTGATGAGGGGTCCGTTCCGGGCAACGGTCTGGCCGCCTTCAACGCGGAAGGGGTTCACGTGGTGGTGAAGGGAGGAGCCCAGGACGGCGTCGGAAAAACCGCTTTCGGCGGGAAGGTGTCGATCCTGAAGTCGCCGGGCGCTTTCGGAAAATGGATCAACGGTTCCGTCGGAAAAGGCTTCTGCTACGGTGCGCAGAAGGGATTGTTCATCGTCCAGGGCAACGCCGATTCCCGCACCGGCATCCGCCTCTCCGGGGCCGACGTGATCATCGCCGGCGAACCGACCGAACCCCTCCGGGACGATCTGGGGATGGTCGCCAACCGGGCCAACATCAAGGGCTTCGCCTTCGAGTACATGACCGCCGGACGCGCCGTCGTCCTCGGGGATCCGGGGCCCTGGATCTGTTCCGGCATGACCGGCGGGAGAGTCTACCTGAGGCTCATCCCGGAGATGGGACTGGACGAAGCCGCCCTGATGCGGCGAATCGCCAAAGGGGCCAAGGTTCACCTGGAACCCCTGGATGATCAGGGCGTGAAGGATCTCAGGGAACTTTTGGGCGTCTATCAACGGGAACTCCTCTCCTCCGGCCAAATCCGGGAAGCGGAGAAGATCGAAAAGCTGATCAGCCATCCGGACCGTTCCTTCCTGATGGTCATCCCGCACAGGGTCCAGTCCGATCCCTCCATCTCCACGGAGTAA